One Microbacterium marinum genomic window, CTCCTCGGGGGTGTCCTCCCAGTCTACCGGCGGGTCCCCGGCCCTCCGCCGGGCCGCCGCGGCGTCCATCCCGGCGGCAGCGGCCGACCGCCGGCCACCGCATCGGCGGAGGCGGACCAGCCCTGCGCGGCATCCACCGCGTCGAAGCCGCCTCGCGCGACCCGGAACCCGACGTCTTCGTGGGTCATGCGCGGGCCGCCGCCCCGACGGACGCTGGCCCGGACACTCCAGGAGTCGTCGGCGAATCCGCCGCCGCGGAAGACGCGGTAGTCGTCGTAGCGCTCGGTGTCGAGGAAGTCCCAGCACCACTCCCAGACGTTCCCGAGGGTGTCGAACAGGCCGTGGAGGTTCGGGAGTTTGCCGCCGACGGGCTGCGGCGACGCGACGCCGTCAGCCGCCGTCCAGGCGATCTCGACCAGCGGCCCGTAGTGCGGTCCGGTCGACCCGGCACGGCACGCGTACTCCCACTCGGCCTCGGTCGGCAGGCGGTACCCGTCACTGTCGACGTGCCACCGCACCTCCTCGCCGTCGACCGCGTAGGCCGGGTCGAGACCCTCCCACTCCGACAGCGCGTTGCAGAAGCGCACCGCCCGCTGCCAGCTGACATCGACGGCGGGACGTCGGGGGTGGGATGCCGTGATGCCGAGCACCTCGCCCAACTGTTCCTGCGTGACGGGGAAGACGCCGATCTCGAACGGCTCGAGCTCCACGGTGCGGCGGATCTTCCGCCGCGCGTCGTGCAGCGTGACGGTGCCGGCGGGTATCCGCGCGAGCTCGACGTCGGTCACAGCACCGGGTCGTCGCCCGCGGTGAGCGCGCGGTCGACGGTGGTGTGGACGAGGGCGGACAGGTAGCGCCCGGGCTCCTCGACGCCTGCGCCGGCCAGGAGGGCCGATGCCTGCCGCACGATCGAGGCCGAGAACTCCGTGGCGGTCGCGATCGCCTCGCCGTACGCCGCACGATCGGCATCCGCCACGACGACGGGCTCGCAGCCCATCTCGACGGCGAGCGCCTGGGCGATCGGCAGCACGGCGGCCGGCGCGGTGACGGCGGCGTACGAGTCCTGCAGCGCGCGCAGATCGGTGGACGTGCCTGTGAAGGCGATGGCGGGGTGGATGGCGAGCGGGATGGCGCCCTTCGCCGCGGCCGGGGCAAGCACGCCGATCCCGTGCGCGGCGTCGGTGTGCACGAGGAGCTGGCCGATCTGCCATGCCCCGAGGTCAGCGAGCCCTGACACGAGCCCCGCGAGCTCGTCGCGCGGCACCGCGAGCACCACGAGCTCGCTCCGGCGCGCGACCTCGTCGGCGGTCAGCGTGGGGACACCGGGGAGGATCGCTTCGACGCGGTCGGTGTCCGATCCCGCCGTGATCCCGGTGAGCGCGTGACCCGCACCGGCGAGCGCCGCCGCGACGACGGGGCCCACGCGTCCGGCCCCGATGACGCCGACGCCGAGACGACCGTCACGCATCGCGCGGCTCCGGTGCGGGTGTGTCCGCGCCCCACTCGATCTCGACGCTCTCTCCGGCACCGAGAACTCGGTCGGCGGATGCCGCGGCGTCCACGGTCGCATCCGTGGTCGCCCGCCAGAGCGCGACGGCGTCGCGGGAGTCGAGGCCGCCGAGGGCGCCGGAGACGGGGCCGACGACGGTGTGGCCCGTCACGCGCGCGAGACCGAGGGCGCGGTCGAGCGGGCCCTGGTCGACCCGCACCGACTGCAGCCGCGCGAGCGGGAGGATGACGAGCGCCGGCCACAGCCGGCCGCGGCGCAGGAGAAGCGCCTCCGGGAGGAGCCGGAATCCGTTGCGCGGCTGCGAGAGCGGCAGGAACCATCGAGCGCGGCGCGGCGAGACCGTGTAGCCGTCGCCTGGGCGCGGCCCCCGCAGACCCGCGTCGAGGAGCGCGGCATCCACCTCGACGGCGGGGAGCAGCAGGCGCAGGACGCGCTCGACGTCGTCGGCGCTGCCGATGGGGAGCACGTCGGCGAACTGCGTCGACGACGTGTCGGTCGCGGAGCGGCCCGAGAGCCGGTTCACGCGGATGCGCCACCAGCCACCCCAGCGCCACAGCAGCGGCTGGCGGACGTCGACCGCGTGGACGCGACCCGGAGGGAGCGTCTCGGTGACGGTGGTGAGGAGACCGAACGTCACCCGCACACCGGCCGACGTCGGCGCGATCGAGTACCGCAGCGTGCGGATGAACTGACGCACCGCGTACGTCCCGAAACCGATCGCGGCCGGGATGGAGGCTCCCAGTGCGCCGATCAGCCAGGCGGGCTGGAGCACCACACCGACGATCGCCGCCACGATGAGCGCGAGGAACCAGATCGTCGACCCCGACAGCAGGTTGGCGAGGATGAGCCTCCCCAACGGCACGCGGACGATCGAGGCGGGTTCGGTGTCGTCCTCGTCCACACCCAGCACGATCTCGCCGACGCCGGCGGAGATCCGCCCGACGGCGCCCTGCGGCTCGGCGGCGCGACGCACCGCGGCATCCGCTTTCTGCCGGCCCGAGGCGAGTCGGAGGATGTCGCCGCGGATCGTCTCGGCGTTCGAGGTCGACAGGTACTCGAGCTTGACGTTCGCATCGAGCCCGGCGCCCACGACCTCGAGCTTGGCGAGGCCGACCAGCCGCGCGAGCGCGGGGCGCGTGAGGTTCACTCCCTGCACCCGGTCGAGGGGCGCCCGGCGGTGGGTGCGGAACAGCACCCCGCTGCGGACCTCGACGTCGTCGTCGGTGATGCGGAAGGTGTGGAACCGCCACGACAGCCAGAAGATCGCGACCAGAAGGAGGAGGCCACCGCCGACGACGAGCAGGGCGGGGACGATGACGCCGTTGTCGAGGATGTAGTCGACCGGGTCGCCCTCCTCCTCCCAGTTCATGCCCTCGGGCAGGAAGAGGGAGATCAAGCGGTCGCGCAGGTTGGCGACGACGATGCCGATCAGCACGATGAGCGTCAGCCCGCCCCGCAGCAGGGGCGAGAGGGGGTGCAGCCGATGCCACTCGCCGTCGCTCAGGTCCGAGCGGACCGCGTGCGCCGACGGTGCGACGGGAGACGCGGCCGGTGCGACCGGGGACGCCGGGGCGTTCCGGTCGGGGTCGAGGTCGCTCACAGACCGGTCCGCCGCGTCTCGGCCACCTCGATGAGCGCGTCGCGCAGCTCTTCGGCGGCGCGCTGCGGGAGCCCGGGGATGGTGACGCCGGTCGATGCCGCAGCTGTCACCAGCTTCAGCTGCGCGATGCCCAGCCCGCGGTCGAGGGGCCCGTGGGTGATGTCGACGAGCTGAAGTCGTCCGTAGGGCACGGCCACCATGCGCTGCCACAGGATGCCGCGACGGAAGACCAGATCGTCCTCTCGCAGCTGGTAGCCGATCGACCGCGCCTGTCGCGGGGTGATGACCGCGAAGAACAGCATCACGGCGAACGCGATCCCGCCGGGGATGAGGGGCCAGGTCTCGTCGAAGACGAATCGGACGACCAGCACCACCGCGGCGATCACGGCGAGGAGGAAGACGTACCCGATCAGCTGTCCTACGATGTACTTGCGGGAGATCTGGTGCCACGTGCCGTCGCCCAGCGGGAGGCGTTTGGTGCTGCGGGGCTCGGGGATGCGGTCGTAGGTTCCCGTGTCGAAGACCGCATTGCTGCGGTCAGTCGAGGTGGGAGAGGCCGAGTCCGGGCTCGTCTGGTCCGGGCTGCTCGTCATCGTCGTCCTTCCGGATGGTGCACAGGTACTCGGCGAAGAGGGCGGCCGCCGCGAGGACGACTCCGCTGAGGAGCGCGGCGATCACCGCACCCGTCGAGCCTAACGAGGGTGAGACCGGACGTGTGAGGACGAAGACGAGGAGCCCTCCGGCGAAGCCGGCGACGACCGCGCCGACGATGCTCGACGCTTTCGCGAGCATTGCGATGCGCAGCGCCCGGAAGGGATCGATCGGCGCGGTTCCCCGCGTGGCACGCCGGACGGGTATCGCGGCCGCCACGACGGCGACGGCGAGCGCGACGAGGATGAGGGGCAGCACGGTGGACGGGGTGAACGAGGGATG contains:
- a CDS encoding PH domain-containing protein — protein: MSDLDPDRNAPASPVAPAASPVAPSAHAVRSDLSDGEWHRLHPLSPLLRGGLTLIVLIGIVVANLRDRLISLFLPEGMNWEEEGDPVDYILDNGVIVPALLVVGGGLLLLVAIFWLSWRFHTFRITDDDVEVRSGVLFRTHRRAPLDRVQGVNLTRPALARLVGLAKLEVVGAGLDANVKLEYLSTSNAETIRGDILRLASGRQKADAAVRRAAEPQGAVGRISAGVGEIVLGVDEDDTEPASIVRVPLGRLILANLLSGSTIWFLALIVAAIVGVVLQPAWLIGALGASIPAAIGFGTYAVRQFIRTLRYSIAPTSAGVRVTFGLLTTVTETLPPGRVHAVDVRQPLLWRWGGWWRIRVNRLSGRSATDTSSTQFADVLPIGSADDVERVLRLLLPAVEVDAALLDAGLRGPRPGDGYTVSPRRARWFLPLSQPRNGFRLLPEALLLRRGRLWPALVILPLARLQSVRVDQGPLDRALGLARVTGHTVVGPVSGALGGLDSRDAVALWRATTDATVDAAASADRVLGAGESVEIEWGADTPAPEPRDA
- a CDS encoding Rossmann-like and DUF2520 domain-containing protein — protein: MRDGRLGVGVIGAGRVGPVVAAALAGAGHALTGITAGSDTDRVEAILPGVPTLTADEVARRSELVVLAVPRDELAGLVSGLADLGAWQIGQLLVHTDAAHGIGVLAPAAAKGAIPLAIHPAIAFTGTSTDLRALQDSYAAVTAPAAVLPIAQALAVEMGCEPVVVADADRAAYGEAIATATEFSASIVRQASALLAGAGVEEPGRYLSALVHTTVDRALTAGDDPVL
- a CDS encoding SUMF1/EgtB/PvdO family nonheme iron enzyme, which codes for MTDVELARIPAGTVTLHDARRKIRRTVELEPFEIGVFPVTQEQLGEVLGITASHPRRPAVDVSWQRAVRFCNALSEWEGLDPAYAVDGEEVRWHVDSDGYRLPTEAEWEYACRAGSTGPHYGPLVEIAWTAADGVASPQPVGGKLPNLHGLFDTLGNVWEWCWDFLDTERYDDYRVFRGGGFADDSWSVRASVRRGGGPRMTHEDVGFRVARGGFDAVDAAQGWSASADAVAGGRPLPPGWTPRRPGGGPGTRR
- a CDS encoding PH domain-containing protein; protein product: MTSSPDQTSPDSASPTSTDRSNAVFDTGTYDRIPEPRSTKRLPLGDGTWHQISRKYIVGQLIGYVFLLAVIAAVVLVVRFVFDETWPLIPGGIAFAVMLFFAVITPRQARSIGYQLREDDLVFRRGILWQRMVAVPYGRLQLVDITHGPLDRGLGIAQLKLVTAAASTGVTIPGLPQRAAEELRDALIEVAETRRTGL
- a CDS encoding DUF3180 family protein; the encoded protein is MKRTNTLGLVALAVIAGGGGFIVDQLLTAGGHPSFTPSTVLPLILVALAVAVVAAAIPVRRATRGTAPIDPFRALRIAMLAKASSIVGAVVAGFAGGLLVFVLTRPVSPSLGSTGAVIAALLSGVVLAAAALFAEYLCTIRKDDDDEQPGPDEPGLGLSHLD